A single genomic interval of Daucus carota subsp. sativus chromosome 1, DH1 v3.0, whole genome shotgun sequence harbors:
- the LOC108198235 gene encoding uncharacterized protein LOC108198235 — protein sequence MRRSKSVGDFELDPEIERTFRVRRKEARQRKERAKMTDAEDNLVVNLDQSSIQDHETPNPANCMYKTPEIGAAQYNINPSLIQMVSNSAFEGDIEREDPHRHLERFVQMCGSFRINGVTADQIRLHMFPYSIKGKALEWFQQLSDTALATWDNLSTEFLSKYYPSDKTQQMRAIILTFKAQPGEGLYQAWERYKALLRKCPHHGYEEWMVLSTFYGALNSDIRLSLDVAAGGNFKKAPVHQAKALLEELASNNYAWAPSGTSSVKSAQDTEMMNLLTLKLDALTQEVRGQKASVNAISSPMEGYMDPSVNQHSYTQQFPDEASFIQGRQSWPVQNNSYYNPNQRPNNNLSYNNSHAVNPSYAAPKQNPPPGFQPRQQYQSQQQFQPLSNDKKEPADWEVALGKMIQGTTGAFANIETKFNKVESRIDQIASSQKMLEMQIGQIANKVGAREQGSLPSQPDVNVKEHCKAITLRSGRELPEVRAPGLNDATLPPKKRKSYQNTVKIAEKSEDEPKDETPPKAHVKQYVPPIPFPQRLTNQKLEKQYEKFLKMFREIHITIPFADALAQMPLYAKFMKQVLSNRKKLEAVETISLNEECSAVIQHNIPPKLKDPGSFSLPCTIGKVGIKRALCDLGASVSLMPYSIYKRLGLGELKKTKISLQLADRTIKYPLGVLEDVLVNVDKFVIPCDFVILEMNEDVEIPIILGRPFLATAGASIDVKAGKLSLNVGEEKVEFDLDQVMKAPSLETESFAVDIVEELVQDVTDNILEKETEGDGNDSRKLREREFKEMDLTLGPFEMVLKEPP from the coding sequence ATGCGTAGATCGAAAAGTGTTGGAGATTTCGAACTAGATCCTGAAATTGAGCGCACTTTTCGAGTTAGAAGAAAAGAGGCTAGGCAAAGAAAGGAAAGAGCcaagatgactgacgctgaaGATAATCTTGTTGTTAATCTTGACCAGTCATCTATTCAGGATCATGAAACTCCTAATCCTGCGAATTGCATGTACAAAACTCCTGAGATTGGTGCAGCTCAATATAACATCAATCCCAGTCTAATTCAGATGGTGAGCAATTCTGCTTTTGAAGGAGATATTGAACGAGAGGATCCACACCGACATCTAGAGCGCtttgtgcaaatgtgtggttCATTCAGAATTAATGGGGTTACTGCAGATCAGATTCGTCTCCACATGTTCCCTTATTCTATAAAGGGAAAAGCTTTGGAATGGTTTCAACAGCTGTCAGATACTGCTCTAGCTACTTGGGATAATCTTTCGACCGAGTTCCTATCCAAATATTATCCTTCTGACAAGACTCAACAAATGAGAGCAATTATTCTTACTTTCAAAGCACAACCAGGTGAAGGCTTGTATCAAGCATGGGAGAGATACAAGGCATTGTTGAGAAAATGTCCACATCATGGTTACGAGGAGTGGATGGTTCTGAGTACTTTCTATGGAGCTTTAAATTCTGATATTCGGCTGAGTTTGGATGTTGCAGCTGGAGGAAACTTTAAGAAAGCACCTGTTCATCAAGCAAAGGCACTTCTCGAGGAATTGGCCTCAAATAACTATGCTTGGGCACCCAGTGGTACAAGTTCAGTGAAATCAGCACAAGACACTGAGATGATGAACTTGCTCACTCTGAAATTGGATGCTCTTACTCAAGAGGTCCGTGGACAAAAGGCAAGTGTCAATGCTATCTCTTCTCCGATGGAAGGATATATGGATCCTAGTGTTAATCAACACTCTTATACACAACAGTTTCCGGATGAAGCATCTTTTATCCAAGGAAGACAGTCATGGCCTGTTCAGAATAATTCATATTACAATCCAAATCAAAGGCCCAACAACAATCTTTCCTACAACAATAGTCATGCTGTTAATCCATCATATGCAGCTCCAAAGCAAAATCCGCCTCCTGGTTTTCAACCACGTCAGCAATATCAAAGTCAACAACAGTTTCAACCTTTATCTAATGACAAAAAAGAGCCTGCTGATTGGGAAGTTGCACTCGGCAAGATGATACAAGGAACTACTGGGGCTTTTGCTAATATCGAGACTAAATTCAATAAGGTTGAGTCGAGGATTGATCAGATAGCTTCGTCACAGAAGATGTTGGAAATGCAGATTGGCCAAATTGCTAATAAGGTTGGTGCTCGTGAGCAAGGATCACTGCCTAGTCAACCAGATGTGAATGTCAAAGAACACTGCAAGGCTATCACGTTGAGGAGTGGCAGAGAATTACCAGAAGTTAGAGCGCCGGGACTAAATGATGCAACTCTTCCTCCTAAAAAGAGAAAGTCATATCAAAATACTGTGAAAATTGCTGAGAAGAGTGAGGATGAGCCAAAAGATGAGACTCCACCGAAAGCTCACGTGAAACAATATGTGCCTCCAATCCCTTTCCCACAAAGGTTGACAAATCAGAAGTTAGAGAAGCAATATGAGAAATTTTTAAAGATGTTTCGGGAGATACATATTACTATTCCTTTTGCTGATGCTTTGGCTCAAATGCCCCTTTATGCGAAATTCATGAAACAGGTATTATCTAATCGCAAGAAGTTAGAGGCGGTGGAGACCATCAGTCTTAATGAAGAGTGTAGTGCGGTTATACAACACAATATTCCTCCTAAGCTCAAGGATCCGGGGAGCTTTTCTTTGCCATGCACTATTGGGAAAGTCGGAATAAAAAGAGCATTGTGTGATCTTGGAGCTAGTGTGAGTTTGATGCCATATTCTATCTATAAAAGACTTGGTTTGGGAGAGTTAAAGAAAACAAAGATATCACTTCAACTTGCAGATCGAACTATAAAATATCCACTGGGTGTACTTGAAGATGTTTTGGTGAATGTTGATAAATTTGTTATTCCTTGTGATTTCGTTATTTTGGAGATGAATGAGGATGTTGAGATTCCGATTATCTTGGGAAGACCATTCTTGGCTACTGCTGGAGCAAGTATTGATGTGAAAGCCGGCAAGCTTTCACTAAACGTGGGTGAAGAAAAAGTTGAGTTTGATCTTGATCAAGTTATGAAGGCACCGTCACTTGAAACCGAAAGCTTTGCTGTGGATATTGTTGAAGAACTTGTGCAGGATGTCACTGATAATATTCTCGAGAAGGAAACCGAAGGTGATGGAAACGATTCTCGGAAACTCCGAGAAAGGGAATTTAAGGAGATGGATTTGACACTTGGACCATTTGAGATGGTTTTGAAAGAGCCACCATAA
- the LOC135151920 gene encoding uncharacterized mitochondrial protein AtMg00810-like translates to MSATVGPTMPRQQHWDPHCHISIRGSKGEETLEPPRGTIDKTLFYLNHGNDLLLVQIYVDDIIFGSTNAKLCQRFAKLMQSRYQMSMMGELSYFLGLQVKQTEDGIFINQAKYTRNLLKKFGMQDSSAATTPMATATKLDKDTGASVDITNYRGMIGSLLYLTASRPDIMYATCLCARFQADPREPHLIAVKRIFRYLKGTTSLGLWYPRESDFSLIGYSDADFAGCKIDRKSTSGSCQFLGGRLVSWYSKKQKSISTSTAESEYIAAGSCCAQILWMKNQLLDYGLSFSKIPIYCDNQSAIAMTGNPVQHSLTKHISIRYHFIREHVEEGTIELHFVPTEQQLADIFTKPLSEATFTRLVNEL, encoded by the exons ATGTCAGCAACAGTGGGGCCCACAATGCCACGTCAGCAGCACTGGGACCCACACTGCCACATCAGCATCCGTGGGTCCAAGGGTGAGGAAACACTAGAGCCAC ctagaggtaccatagataaaaccctgttttatttgaatcatggtaatgatctgcttttagtccaaatctatgttgatgacattatttttggctccactaatgctaaactctgtcaaagatttgccaagctcatgcagtctaggtaccaaatgagcatgatgggggaactcagttattttctgggtttacaagttaaacagactgaagatgggatttttataaatcaagccaagtataccagaaatcttttgaagaaatttggtatgcaagacagttcagctgcaactactcctatggcaacagcaaccaaactagacaaagatactggtgcatcagtggatatcacaaactatagaggaatgattggatcgttgctttatctgactgcaagtagaccagacatcatgtatgccacatgtctatgtgcaagatttcaggcagatccaagagagcctcatctgattgcagtaaagaggatattcagatatctcaagggaaccacatcattgggattatggtatcctagagaatcagattttagtctaattggatactctgatgcagattttgcaggttgcaaaattgacaggaaaagcacaagtgggagttgtcaatttctgggtggaagacttgtttcttggtacagcaagaagcagaagtccatttccacatcaacagcagagtcagagtatatagctgcaggcagttgctgtgctcaaattctttggatgaagaatcaactgttggactatgggctatccttttctaaaattcctatttattgtgataaccaaagtgctattgctatgacaggaaacccagttcaacattctctgacaaagcacatcagtatacgatatcattttataagggagcatgtggaggaaggaaccattgaacttcactttgttcctactgaacagcagctagcagacattttcaccaaaccattaagtgaagcaacttttactaggctggtgaatgagcta